CATCCCCGTAGAGCGCCTCGCCCGAGGCGGGGTCGCCCGCCTGGGCCTGGGTTGTGCCGAGGGCGAGCAGGGCAAGGGTGAGCAAGGTCTTTGATTTCATGTCGGTTCCTCCCGGTCGAGACATAGACCGGGGCAAGGCCCGCGCCAAGTCCGAACCCGCGCCCGGATCACGGACACAGGAGGGCCAGTGCCGCGTCGCGGCTGGCGGCGAGAACCGCCGCCCCGTCCCCGGCCCGCGCCCGCACGCGCAGCCCGGCATAGAGCGACAGCAGCATCTCGGCGCGGGCGGCGAGCGCCGGGTCCGGCGTGTCCGGGTCGGCCTCGCGCAGGGTCGCGGCCAGCGCGCGCCGCAGGATGCCGTAGCCGCGCTGCACCATCCGGTCGGTTTCGGGATCGAGCGCCGCCCGGTCGGAGACCGCGTTGCACAAAAAACAGCCTCGGTGATCGCCCGCCTGCACGACCGCCTCCACCGGAGCGGACAGGAACCTCGCGATCCGATCCCGGGGCGGGGTGTCGGGGGCGCGCAGGGCGGCGGCGCCCGGAGACACCACCGTCTGCTCGTAGCGGGCGAGCGCCCGGAGATAGATCTGGTGCTTGTTGCCGAAGGCGGCATAGAGGCTCGCCTTGCCCAGCCCGGTGGCGCGGGTGATGTCGCTCAGCCCGGTGCCCTCGTAGCCGTTTTCCCAGAACAGGCCCAGGATCCGGTCGAGCATCTCGTCGGGGTCGAATTCCCGGGGGCGGCCCGGCGGATGTGGGGAGGCCATGGTGTAACAAATCCTCGCGCAGCTGTGTTTGCATGATTGTTGACCAATCGGTCTTTAATGTACATGTTCCCCTCACCGGCCGCAACGGTCGCTTTCATATCACCAAATACGGACCGTTCGGTCCACAAAGGAGCCCCCATGTCCGACGCAACCTTCACCTCCACCGCCCCCACCCTCACCGCCAGCCGCCTGGACCGTCTCGGCGACCGGGTTTCGCGGATCAGCCTGAGCGCCGTGCGCCTGACCAGCGCCACGGTTCTGGGTTGGATCGGCGCGATGAAATTCACCGCCTACGAGGCCGGGGCGATCCAGGGCCTCGTGCAGTCGAGCCCGCTGACGGCCTGGCTTTACGATATCCTGAGCGTGCAGGGCGCGTCGAACCTGATCGGGGCGGTCGAGATCGCGACCGCGCTGCTGCTGTTGCTGGGCGCGAAATTTCCCAAGGCCGCCCTTTTGGGCGCGCTCGGGGCGCTGGCGACCTTCGCAGTGACGGTGAGCTTCCTGTTCACGGCGCCGGTCACGGAGCCAAGCCTGGGCGGGTTCCCGGCCCTGTCGGTGGTGCCGGGTCAGTTCCTGCTCAAGGACATCGTGCTGCTGGCGGCAGCGGGTCTTCTGGCCGGCGATACCTTGCGCCGTCTGGCGCGCACGCTCTGAGCCCACCCTTCCCTGCCCCGGCCGGCCCGGCCGGGGCGCTTGCCACGAAAGGCACTGCCATGACCCGGACCATCACGCTTTATACCAAGGACTATTGCCCCTATTGCAAGGCCGCCAAGGCGCTGTTGCACCGCAAGGGGGCGCGCTTCACCAACCATGAGATCACCGGCAAACCGGCCCTGCGCGCCGAGATGATCCAGCGGGCCGGCGGGCTGCGCACGGTTCCGCAGATCTTCATCGGCGGGGTTCATGTGGGCGGTTACGACGCGCTGACGCGGCTGGACGCCCGGGGCGAGCTCGACGGGCTTTTGGGCCTTGTCCGCACCGCCTGAGTGCGGTGGGCGCACCTCAGACCGCGGCGGCCTGCGCAGAGGGCGCGCCGACCGCAATGGCGCGGAGCCGGTCGAGGTCGCGCGGCGGCATCCCGGCCTCTTCGGCATAGCACAGCGCATTGGCGGCGAGCGCCTGGGCCGCCGCCGACATCTCGGTAATGTCGGACCGCGACAGGGACGCGAGGCATTGGCGCAGGGTCAGGGCCGTCTCGATCGACCCGGCCCCGTCGCGCGCGGTGGGCGCGAAGGCTGCCTCGATGAAGCGGGCGGGTCCGGGGAAGGCGGCGAACACCCGAGGTGCCTTTGGCGCGTCGGGGTCCGGGTCGGTGCGCCCGAACTCCCACAGGAGCGCCTTGAGGATCAGCAGCGCCTCGGTCGCGGTGCCGCCATCGTTGATGCCGGGCGACAGGGCTTTCTCGGCGATCTCGGACAGGACGGTCAGCCCAAAGGCCGCGTCCTGTTCATGGGTGCGGCAGTCGCCAAAGGTCAAGGCGCGCCCAAGCCCCGAGAGGGTGTCATCGTCGACCTGGCCGGAGACCTGGCCGATCACCTCGCCCTCCAGGAGATGCGCGCCCGGCGCCACATCTAGGTAGAGCACCGCCTGGTCGGGCAGGCAGTCCTCGATGGCGGCCATGTCGATCAGTTGCAGATAGCCAGAGACCGGCGCGCGCAGCGGCGTGGTGGAGAGTGGCAGAACCGTGTCCGGCGACAGGGGCGAGGCACCGAAGCGCGGGTTTTCGGCCTGGGCTTTCAGGGCCTCGCGGGCGCGGGTCTCGGCGGAGGCGAGGCTGTCGCGCAGGCTGCCCATGGTGGTCAGATGCTCGATCCAGCGCAGCAGCGAGATCACGACGAGGATCACCACGACCGTCGTGATCGCCATGACCACCAGGGCGGCATCCTCGGGGTAGAAGCCCAGGCGATAGAGCACGATCGACCCGAGGGAATAGACGAAGGCCCCGATGAAGGCCGCAAGCACCGATTGGGTGGTCGTGTCCTCCAGCAGGATCCGGTGCATCCGGGGTGTCGCCACATCGGCGGCCCCGCGATGGGCGGAGACCATGATGTTGAGCGAAAAGGTCGACACGGCCAGCATCGACGAGGCGAGGATCGTCAGGACCGGGGTGACCGACGCGAAGTCGATCTGCATGTTCACGCGGCCATTGAGCAGCGGGCTGACCAAAGGGCTGATCAAGGTGGCGACCAGCGACAGCAAGGCATAGAGCAGCACGCGCAGGCCCATGTTGCGATAGTAGCGCAGAAGAACGAGTTTGAGCCAGGTCAGGCGGGTCATGGGCGCATCCGATCACTTTGCGAAACCGCTGCTGCGCAGCTTCGCCCGGAACGCGCCCGGAAGGGAAGCGCCCATTGGCCAAGGGCGTGCGGCTCAGGGGGTGGCGGACCAGACCCGCGACCAGTCTTTGGCCATGTCCACGAGCACCCAGCCCCGGCCCTCGGCCTCGTCCAGAACCACGTCGAGCGCGCCGATGGGGCTGCCGCGGTCATAGGCGGTCTCGCGCTCTGCGTCGGTGTGGTGGATGAACATGCCGAACCGCGCCCCCTCCCCCGCGGTGACCCAGTCGACCATCTCGAAATCGGCGTCCGAATTTCCGGCGGCGAAGATCGGGCGCTGGCCGATATGGTTCATGATGCCCACGGGCTTGTCGCCGGTGCGGTCGACGAAGAAGAGGCCCGGCTGCTTGGTCAGGGTGGGCACGCCGTCCTCGACGGAATAGCTCAGGTTCACGATGCTCCCGATCACCTGGGCGGGCGGGATGCCGTAGGCTTCCTCCGCGATGGCGCGCATGAAATCGAGGGTGCCGCCGGAGACGATATAGGTGCTGAAATCCTCGTCCCGCAGGTAGCGCAGCAACTCGACCATGGGCTGGTAGGTCATCTCGGCATAGGTCAGCCCGGTCGTGGGATGCTCGGTCGTGGTCAGCCAGCCGTGGACGGAGGCGCGAAAGGCCTCGGGCGTGATGTTGGCGTGGGAGAGGCTGACCACCTCCAGCATGCCCTCGCGCCCGGTTTCGCGCAGCGCGGCGATGTCGCCCGCCGCTGCCGCCCGGAGCGCGTCGGAGGTCAGGATCGCGGGGTCGGCCTCGGCCTTTTGCCGGACCATGTCGAGGGCATAGGCGAGCTGGAAATAGAGCGGCTGCTCGCTCCACAGGGTGCCGTCATTGTCGAAGACGGCGATCCGGTCGGGTTCGGGGACGTAGCTGTCCGAGGTGGGATCGGTGACCGCGGCGACGAAGTCGAGGATGGCGGTCTTGGACGCGCTGTCGTTCCAGGAGGGCAGCGGATCGGCCAGGGACGTGAGGGGCAGGACAAGGAAGGGTAGAGACCAGAGGGCGCAGCGGTGCATGGCGGGGTTCCTGTTGATGGAGCCGGTGGGGATGTGGGTACAGGGGTAGCGAGGTCTGGTTGACGAAGTCAACGCTTTGGTGCGCATGTCCCGACCGGCGCCGGGCGGCGCGGCTGTTACCGCCCCAGCACCCGCATGCCGCGGTCGATGCCTTCGAGGGTCATGGGCACCATGCGCTCGGCGCCGAAGACCTGCTGGATCATCTCGATGGAATGGGTGTAGCGCCAGTGACGTTCCGGCACCGGGTTGAGCCACAGGTGGTTGGGCCACTGGTCGCGCACCCGGGCGAGCCAGACATGGCCCGCCTCGGGGTTCCAATGCTCGTTGGCGCCGCCGGGATGGGCGATCTCGTAGGGCGACATGGAGGCGTCACCGACGATGATGCACTTGTAATCCGACCCGTAGGTATGGAGCACGTCCCAGGTCGGGGTCTGTTCGGACCAGCGGCGGCGGTTGTCGCGCCAGAGCCCCTCGTAGATGCAGTTGTGGAAGTAGAAATATTCCAGGTGCTTGAACTCGGCGCGCGCGGCCGAGAACAGCTCTTCGACCAGCCGGATATAGGGGTCCATGGACCCGCCCACATCGAGAAACAGCAGCACCTTGACCGCATTGCGCCGCTCGGGCCGGGTTTTCACGTCGAGATAGCCGTGCTCGGCGGTGGCGCGGATCGTGCCGTCGAGGTCGAGCTCTTCGGCGGCCCCGTCGCGGGCCCATTGGCGCAGGCGTTTGAGCGCCACCTTGATGTTGCGGGTGCCCAGCTCGACACTGTCGTCGAGGTTGCGAAATTCGCGCTTGTCCCAGACCTTGACCGCGCGTTTGTGGCGGGACTCATTCTGCCCGATGCGCACGCCTTCGGGGTTGTAGCCGTAGGCGCCGAAGGGGGAGGTTCCGGCGGTGCCGATCCACTTCGAGCCGCCCTGGTGGCGGCCCTGCTGGTCCTTGAGCCGCTCTTTCAGGGTCTCCATCAGCTTGTCAAACCCGCCCAGGGCTTCGATCTCGGCGCGTTCTTCTGGGCTCAGATGCTTCTCGGCCAGCTTTTCGAGCCATTCGCGGGGCAGGTCCACGGCGTCGAGCACCTGCTCAGGCGTGATCGCCTCCAACCCGTTGAAAGCGGTGGCGAAGGCGCGGTCGAACCGGTCGAGATGGCGCTCGTCCTTGACCATCGCGCAGCGGGCGAGGAAGTAGAACTGTTCCGGGTCATAGGTGGCCATGCCGCGCCCCAACCCTTCGAGGAAGGTCAGGTATTCGCGCACCGACACCGGGACGCCGCCCTTCCGAAGCTCGGCGAAGAACGGCAGGAACATCGCTCAGGCCGCCATGCGTTCGATCACGATGGTGGCGATCAGCCCGATGATCCCCCACAGGATGGCGAACCCGGCGGCGTATTGCGCCATGTCCTTCTTCAGCCCGCCGCGGGATTTGGCGAGCCAGCCCCCCCAGGCAGCCCCACCCAACACTCCAGCCACCACCAGCATCAGCTTCCCCTTTCAGCGTCCCACAGGGGCGGCGGGAGCGACGAGATTTCCGCCAGCCGCGCGCGCACCTGATCATCAGAGCCGATGCCATAACGTGCCCAGCCGAGACTGTCGAGCCGCACGGTGCGGGCCTCGTTGGGGCGACCGAGCATGTCGAGGGCTTCGGCCTTCATCATCATCAGCGTGGCCAGAAGCGCCGCGTTTTCAGAGCGCTGGACCGCAGGCAGGGCTTCGTTCACCAGCCGCAGGGCGGTGTCGGGCTGGCCATTGGTCAGCGCGAAGGCGACGATCTGCATGGTGACATGGGCCTGCTGGACCTCGGTGCCCGGTGCCTCGGAATAAAGCCCGCCGGCCTGCAGGAACGAGGCCAGCGACAGCTCGGGATCCGAGCCGAGCGCCAAACGGCCCAGCACGTAGTAGCTGAAGGCGTGGCGGACATCGGTGAACTTGGCGTCGCGGGCGATGCGCACGGCCTCCACCGCGGTTTCCTCGCGGCGGCGTGGCGAGGTGCCGGGGCCGAGGGCGGATTCCACCGCCGAGATCCAGTCGCGGCGGGAGATGATAGGCGCGGCGCTGCCCGCGCCGCGTCCGGCCGGGTTGACCCGGTCGAGAATGCCCGGCAACGCCTGCTGGACCTGGGCGGGGCTCATGCCCGAGCGCAGTTGGGGCGCATAGGTCACGCGCAGCATGAGCATGTCGAAGCTGGTCAGCACCGGGTGGAAATTGTCATCGTTGAAGACCGAGTTTTCCAGCCGGTAAAGGTCGTTGAGGGGCCCGAGCGCCTGGGCGATTTCCTCGTGCAGGCAGTCGCGGATTTCCTGGGGACTGACATCGCTGGGCACGAAGACCGAGGCCTTGGTGCGGGTCTCCAGCCGGGTCCAGTCGACGCGGGTGGAGCGGCGGTTGCGGACGAATTCGTCGAACCCGTCCACGTTGGGGACCACGAAACAGGCCGCTTGCGGGACGTAGCGCTGGATCTGCTTGCGAGTCAGCGCCTCGACCACGATCTGCGCCTCGGCGCCCTGCCCGGCGCGGGCAATGTCGATCCCGGCCTCGCGGCGCAGACGCTCCAGCAGCCGCGCGAGGTCAGGCCCAAGGGTGCTGGGGGCCGCGCCACGCACGGCGACGCGCACCGGGCCCTCGAACCGGGTGAACCGGGTCAGTTGCCGGCCGCTTTCCATCTGGAAGCTGAGTTCCATGAAATCCGCCGCAAGCTGGCGGTTGGTGGCGCGGATCGGCGCGGGCTGGTAGCTGCCGAAGGTCTTCATCGGGGGCAGCTCGCTGGTCGCCGGAGCGCGCGTGGGCTGTTCGGAGACCGGGGCCGCGGCGCAACCGGCCAGCAGGGCAAGGGCGCAGACAGACAGGACACGGATCATGACGCCGCCCTCACATACTTGATGAACGGGGTTTCCCGGGCGACCCGGTCATAGAGCCGCCGGGCCTGGGTGTTGTGCGCCTGGGTCAACCAATAGACCCCCGCGGCACCGTCGGCATCGGCGGCGGCGTAGACATGGGCGATCAGTGCCCGCCCCACCCCCAATCCACGTGCGGCGGGGGCAGTGAACAGATCCTGAAGGTAGCAGACCGGGGCCACCTGCCAGCCATGGCGGTGGTAGATATAGTGAACGAGCCCCACGGGCGTGTCGCCCCGCACCGCCAACGCGCCCTGGTAGTCGGTCACCTCCGGGTCGCAGAGCCGATCAAAGCTGGTGGCGTAGACCTCCGGGGGCAGTTCGGTTTCGTAAAACGCGAGATAGGCGCGCCAAAGTGCCCGCCACGCGGGGGCGTCGTCGGGCGTGATCGCCCGGATGCAGAGGTCAGGACCGGTCATGGGCCAAGGATGCGGAGGTTAACGCCCGCGCGCAAGCCCGCGGGCGCGGTGTGCCTGCATCCGGCGCAAACTAGGCAAAAGTGATGTGTGTTTGCGATACACTCCGGTCCGTGGCGCAAAGTCGTTGCGCATCTCGCGCCAAAGCCTTGGGATCCCGGCTGCATGCGAGGGTTGAAGGTCAGCCCGCAACCGCCTGTCAAGACGGTGAATTCGGATCCCTCAGCGGCGCCCGGAGCGCGCCATGAAGGCCAGCCGTTCGAACAGGGCCACGTCCTGCTCGTTTTTCAGGAGCGCGCCGTGGAGCTTGGGCAGCGCATTGGCCCCGTCGCGCTTGAGATCCTCGGGCGACAGGTCCTCGGCCAGCAGCAGCTTGAGCCAGTCCAGCACCTCGGAGGTCGAGGGCTTCTTCTTCAGCCCCGGGGTCTCGCGGATCTCGTAGAACTGGGTCAGCGCCGTGGACAACAGCGCGCCCTTGATGCCCGGATGATGGACCTCGACGATCTTGCGCAGGGTCTCTTCGCCCGGAAAGGCGATGTAGTGGAAAAAGCAGCGCCGCAGGAAGGCGTCGGGCAGCTCCTTTTCATTGTTCGAGGTGATGATGACGATGGGCCGGACCTTGGCGCGGATGGTCTCGCCGGTCTCGTAGACGAAGAATTCCATCCGGTCGAGTTCCTGCAGCAGGTCGTTGGGAAACTCGATATCGGCCTTGTCGATCTCGTCGATCAGCAGGACGACCTTGCCGTCGGCCTCGAACGCCTGCCAGAGCTTGCCCTTCTTGATGTAGTTGGACACGTCATGGACCCGGTCCTCGCCCAGTTGGCTGTCGCGCAACCGGCTGACCGCGTCGTATTCATAGAGCCCCTGCTGGGCCCGGGTGGTGGATTTGATCGACCATTCGATCATCGGCAGATCGAGCGCGGCGGCGACCTGGCGGGCCAGTTCGGTCTTGCCGGTGCCCGGCTCGCCCTTGACCAGCAGCGGACGTTCCAGGGTCACGGCCGCGTTGACCGCCACCTTGAGATCGTCGGTGGCGACATATGCCTGTGTACCTTCGAACCGCATCCGCGCCCCTCGCTGCTTCGTGATCTTGCGACGTTACACCAGCTTCGATTTCGGCGGGCAACCCCCTATATTTACGTGACATCCCTTGGGAATCTCAGTATGACGCAGCCAATATGGGGGGGGCGCTGAATGGCAGCAGACACCAATACTGATCATTCGGCCCTGCATGAGGGAGCAGACATGCGTGTAGAGACGTTCTTGCCTGATGATTACCGTCCCGCAGAGGACGAACCGTTCATGAACGAGCGCCAGACGGAGTATTTCCGTCGCAAGCTGCTGGCCTGGAAGGCCGAGTTGCTGGAAGAGAGCCAGAACACCATTTCGGAGCTTCAGGGTGCGGCGCGCAACATTCCCGACGTGGCCGATCGCGCCAGCGAGGAAACCGACCGGGCGCTGGAGCTGCGCACCCGGGACCGGCAGCGCAAGCTGATCTCGAAGATCGACGCGGCCCTGCGCCGGATCGAAGAGGGCGAGTACGGATATTGCGAAGCCACGGGCGAGCCGATCTCGCTGAAGCGGCTGGATGCGCG
The Dinoroseobacter shibae DFL 12 = DSM 16493 genome window above contains:
- the grxC gene encoding glutaredoxin 3: MTRTITLYTKDYCPYCKAAKALLHRKGARFTNHEITGKPALRAEMIQRAGGLRTVPQIFIGGVHVGGYDALTRLDARGELDGLLGLVRTA
- a CDS encoding DUF2927 domain-containing protein, whose product is MIRVLSVCALALLAGCAAAPVSEQPTRAPATSELPPMKTFGSYQPAPIRATNRQLAADFMELSFQMESGRQLTRFTRFEGPVRVAVRGAAPSTLGPDLARLLERLRREAGIDIARAGQGAEAQIVVEALTRKQIQRYVPQAACFVVPNVDGFDEFVRNRRSTRVDWTRLETRTKASVFVPSDVSPQEIRDCLHEEIAQALGPLNDLYRLENSVFNDDNFHPVLTSFDMLMLRVTYAPQLRSGMSPAQVQQALPGILDRVNPAGRGAGSAAPIISRRDWISAVESALGPGTSPRRREETAVEAVRIARDAKFTDVRHAFSYYVLGRLALGSDPELSLASFLQAGGLYSEAPGTEVQQAHVTMQIVAFALTNGQPDTALRLVNEALPAVQRSENAALLATLMMMKAEALDMLGRPNEARTVRLDSLGWARYGIGSDDQVRARLAEISSLPPPLWDAERGS
- the dksA gene encoding RNA polymerase-binding protein DksA, whose product is MRVETFLPDDYRPAEDEPFMNERQTEYFRRKLLAWKAELLEESQNTISELQGAARNIPDVADRASEETDRALELRTRDRQRKLISKIDAALRRIEEGEYGYCEATGEPISLKRLDARPIATLSLEAQERHERREKVHRDD
- a CDS encoding YkgB family protein, which gives rise to MSDATFTSTAPTLTASRLDRLGDRVSRISLSAVRLTSATVLGWIGAMKFTAYEAGAIQGLVQSSPLTAWLYDILSVQGASNLIGAVEIATALLLLLGAKFPKAALLGALGALATFAVTVSFLFTAPVTEPSLGGFPALSVVPGQFLLKDIVLLAAAGLLAGDTLRRLARTL
- a CDS encoding TetR/AcrR family transcriptional regulator translates to MASPHPPGRPREFDPDEMLDRILGLFWENGYEGTGLSDITRATGLGKASLYAAFGNKHQIYLRALARYEQTVVSPGAAALRAPDTPPRDRIARFLSAPVEAVVQAGDHRGCFLCNAVSDRAALDPETDRMVQRGYGILRRALAATLREADPDTPDPALAARAEMLLSLYAGLRVRARAGDGAAVLAASRDAALALLCP
- a CDS encoding HAD family hydrolase; translated protein: MHRCALWSLPFLVLPLTSLADPLPSWNDSASKTAILDFVAAVTDPTSDSYVPEPDRIAVFDNDGTLWSEQPLYFQLAYALDMVRQKAEADPAILTSDALRAAAAGDIAALRETGREGMLEVVSLSHANITPEAFRASVHGWLTTTEHPTTGLTYAEMTYQPMVELLRYLRDEDFSTYIVSGGTLDFMRAIAEEAYGIPPAQVIGSIVNLSYSVEDGVPTLTKQPGLFFVDRTGDKPVGIMNHIGQRPIFAAGNSDADFEMVDWVTAGEGARFGMFIHHTDAERETAYDRGSPIGALDVVLDEAEGRGWVLVDMAKDWSRVWSATP
- a CDS encoding DUF2254 domain-containing protein — encoded protein: MTRLTWLKLVLLRYYRNMGLRVLLYALLSLVATLISPLVSPLLNGRVNMQIDFASVTPVLTILASSMLAVSTFSLNIMVSAHRGAADVATPRMHRILLEDTTTQSVLAAFIGAFVYSLGSIVLYRLGFYPEDAALVVMAITTVVVILVVISLLRWIEHLTTMGSLRDSLASAETRAREALKAQAENPRFGASPLSPDTVLPLSTTPLRAPVSGYLQLIDMAAIEDCLPDQAVLYLDVAPGAHLLEGEVIGQVSGQVDDDTLSGLGRALTFGDCRTHEQDAAFGLTVLSEIAEKALSPGINDGGTATEALLILKALLWEFGRTDPDPDAPKAPRVFAAFPGPARFIEAAFAPTARDGAGSIETALTLRQCLASLSRSDITEMSAAAQALAANALCYAEEAGMPPRDLDRLRAIAVGAPSAQAAAV
- a CDS encoding vWA domain-containing protein → MFLPFFAELRKGGVPVSVREYLTFLEGLGRGMATYDPEQFYFLARCAMVKDERHLDRFDRAFATAFNGLEAITPEQVLDAVDLPREWLEKLAEKHLSPEERAEIEALGGFDKLMETLKERLKDQQGRHQGGSKWIGTAGTSPFGAYGYNPEGVRIGQNESRHKRAVKVWDKREFRNLDDSVELGTRNIKVALKRLRQWARDGAAEELDLDGTIRATAEHGYLDVKTRPERRNAVKVLLFLDVGGSMDPYIRLVEELFSAARAEFKHLEYFYFHNCIYEGLWRDNRRRWSEQTPTWDVLHTYGSDYKCIIVGDASMSPYEIAHPGGANEHWNPEAGHVWLARVRDQWPNHLWLNPVPERHWRYTHSIEMIQQVFGAERMVPMTLEGIDRGMRVLGR
- a CDS encoding GNAT family N-acetyltransferase; amino-acid sequence: MTGPDLCIRAITPDDAPAWRALWRAYLAFYETELPPEVYATSFDRLCDPEVTDYQGALAVRGDTPVGLVHYIYHRHGWQVAPVCYLQDLFTAPAARGLGVGRALIAHVYAAADADGAAGVYWLTQAHNTQARRLYDRVARETPFIKYVRAAS
- a CDS encoding AAA family ATPase; its protein translation is MRFEGTQAYVATDDLKVAVNAAVTLERPLLVKGEPGTGKTELARQVAAALDLPMIEWSIKSTTRAQQGLYEYDAVSRLRDSQLGEDRVHDVSNYIKKGKLWQAFEADGKVVLLIDEIDKADIEFPNDLLQELDRMEFFVYETGETIRAKVRPIVIITSNNEKELPDAFLRRCFFHYIAFPGEETLRKIVEVHHPGIKGALLSTALTQFYEIRETPGLKKKPSTSEVLDWLKLLLAEDLSPEDLKRDGANALPKLHGALLKNEQDVALFERLAFMARSGRR